CCTCATACTCCGCCTTCGCTTCCTCCGCCTCGCGCAGTTTGCGTTCCGTTTCGGATTCCTTTTCGGCGTAGCGCGAAGCGCGGCTGTCCATAAACTTCTTCACGGGCTTGTAAAGAATGAAATACAGACCGCCGAACAGCAGCACGAAGTTCAGCATATGCAGCAGTATCTGCTGCAGGTCGATGTTCAGGGGAAGACCCATCTTTCCGCTCCCTTACATTACGAAGATCACGAGTATCGCGACTATCAGCGCGTAGATTATCGCGGTTTCTATGAAGACCAGACCGAGCATCATCGAGGAACGGATGTCCCCGGCGGCTTCGGGCTGGCGCGCAGTGCTGTCGACCGACTTTTTGATCGCGATCGCCATACACACCGCGCCGATACCGGCGCCGGCAATGATTATCGCGGCGGCGACTATCGCCTTGACGGCGGTGCTGTCCGTCGCGGCGGCGACGGTCTCCGCCGCTTCGGCGGCTTCGTTGCCTTCGGCGGCGAGCGCCGGC
This Clostridia bacterium DNA region includes the following protein-coding sequences:
- a CDS encoding ATP synthase F0 subunit C, translating into MKKFIRVFAIVLTLCALIACVSMPALAAEGNEAAEAAETVAAATDSTAVKAIVAAAIIIAGAGIGAVCMAIAIKKSVDSTARQPEAAGDIRSSMMLGLVFIETAIIYALIVAILVIFVM